In Zingiber officinale cultivar Zhangliang chromosome 8B, Zo_v1.1, whole genome shotgun sequence, a single genomic region encodes these proteins:
- the LOC122013978 gene encoding uncharacterized protein LOC122013978 encodes MLHQYNDAIKCRVFLNTLSSSAQKWFDRLSNGSITCFHDFKTVFLRHFASSRKYEKIDHCLFALKQGFVKPLRSYIKCFNQVAQDVSSATTEILMSAFSHGLVEGEFFQDLIREPVKNFDEMLGKAASYINVKEAQAALRKVDKAPPPANKPKKRSPQLLAQPLPRVQDARPQFPPGQDSRLAQRVEIVQAPRHSQWGPRYCTYHRSHTHATSDYFQFARDSQRVAKLGLSPPEIAPKIRRLLASQQPVAGHSGRPLPDNAGQGSQQPGRNQELREVQEESRETWSSARLV; translated from the coding sequence ATGTTGCACCAATACAATGACGCCATCAAGTGCCGAGTGTTCTTGAATACTCTGTCTAGCTCAGCACAGAAATGGTTCGATAGATTGTCGAATGGATCCATCACCTGCTTTCATGATTTCAAGACTGTTTTCCTgcgccacttcgccagcagcaggAAGTATGAGAAGATAGACCACTGTCTCTTTGCCCTCAAGCAAGGGTTTGTCAAGCCCTTGAGGAGCTATATCAAatgcttcaaccaagtggcccaGGATGTCTCATCCGCTACCACTGAAATATTGATGAGTGCCTTCTCTCATGGACTGgtagaaggagagttcttccaaGATCTCATCCGAGAGCCCGTAAAGAACTTTGATGAGATGTTAGGGAAGGCCGCTAGTTACATCAACGTAAAAGAAGCTCAGGCAGCTCTGCGAAAAGTGGACAAGGCGCCTCCTCCCGCTAACAAACCAAAGAAGAGGTCACCCCAACTGTTAGCTCAGCCTCTTCCACGCGTCCAGGATGCTCGACCTCAATTCCCTCCTGGTCAGGATTCCAGACTGGCCCAACGTGTGGAAATTGTCCAAGCCCCAAGGCACAGTCAGTGGGGGCCACGTTATTGCACTTACCATAGGTCCCACACCCATGCCACAAGTGATTACTTCCAGTTCGCCCGTGACTCCCAGCGCGTAGCTAAGCTGGGCCTATCCCCACCTGAGATCGCGCCCAAGATTCGGAGGTTGTTGGCCAGCCAACAGCCCGTGGCAGGTCATTCTGGTAGACCCCTGCCCGACAATGCAGGACAAGGAAGTCAGCAGCCCGGTCGTAACCAGGAGCTAAGAGAAGTTCAGGAAGAGTCAAGAGAAACATGGTCATCCGCGAGATTGGTATGA